From the Sphingomonas brevis genome, the window CTCACTCAGCTTCATCGACGGTTCGATCCTCAACGTCGCGCTTCCCGCGATCCGCGCCGGGACACAAGCAGGCGCCGCCGAAGTCCAGTGGGTCGTCAACATCTACACGCTGCCGCTCGCCGCGCTGATCCTGCTCGGAGGCGCGCTCGGCGATCATCAGGGGCGAAGGCGATGGCTGGTGATCGGCACCGCCTTGTTTGGGCTTGGCTCGCTGGCTTGCGCGGTCAGCGGCGCGCTTGAGCCCTTGCTGGCTGGACGCGCGCTGCAGGGTATTGGTGCCGGACTGTTGCTGCCCAATAGCCTCGCCCTGCTTAACGGTGCCTATGAAGGCGAGGACCGCGGCCGGGCGATCGGCACCTGGGCGGCGGCCGGAGCGATCTCCGCCGCCATCGCGCCGCTGATCGGCGGATGGCTGGTCCAGAATGCGGGCTGGCCGAGCATCTTCTACATCAACCTGCCGTTCGTCGCCGCGGCGATCACCGTTGCGCTGACCAGGGTCGAAGAGGTCAAGGAGCCCGAGAAAGCCCGGCTCGACCTCGTCGGCGCCGCATTGGCGACTCTTGGCCTCGGCGCCGCCACCTATGGGCTGACCCTTTGGTCCCAGACGTTCAAGCTGACCCAGGTCGCAACCATCACGCTTGTCGCCGGGGCGACGCTGCTGCTGGGATTTGTGCTTTGGGAGCGGCATCTCAAGGGCAAGGCAATGGTGCCGCTGTCGCTGTTCGAGAATCGCTGCTTCTCCTCGCTCAATCTAATGACCTTCCTGCTCTACGGTGCGTTCGGCGGCGCGATGCTGCTGATCCCCTATGTGCTGATCGAGGCCGGCGACTATTCGCCGGTCCAGGCCGGCCTTTCCCTGCTTCCCCTGT encodes:
- a CDS encoding MFS transporter, which translates into the protein MNRASGRRQHPRWTLVMSVAASSLSFIDGSILNVALPAIRAGTQAGAAEVQWVVNIYTLPLAALILLGGALGDHQGRRRWLVIGTALFGLGSLACAVSGALEPLLAGRALQGIGAGLLLPNSLALLNGAYEGEDRGRAIGTWAAAGAISAAIAPLIGGWLVQNAGWPSIFYINLPFVAAAITVALTRVEEVKEPEKARLDLVGAALATLGLGAATYGLTLWSQTFKLTQVATITLVAGATLLLGFVLWERHLKGKAMVPLSLFENRCFSSLNLMTFLLYGAFGGAMLLIPYVLIEAGDYSPVQAGLSLLPLSILLGGLSPLMGKLSVRVGPRIPLTVGPIVVGAGLMLATRIASSQAYWTHAFPAILVMSIGMTLAVAPLTSTVLAAVDRHQTGMASGFNSAVARLGGLIVVALMGAVLMQQGDALLAPFSKALVVMAIVAAVGGIAAFFGLTGRWMRHDPNPSDARPC